A genomic region of Dermacentor andersoni chromosome 9, qqDerAnde1_hic_scaffold, whole genome shotgun sequence contains the following coding sequences:
- the LOC126527010 gene encoding uncharacterized protein: MEKNRGGFARLRTTPRRQPFSQPQSSISSPQPSATSAEHPWTTSDVDQLVELIAARASVLLGPVDGTSKRVAWEEVSQRLKRADDEVRRKWTGIVADLRQGKRSTPFKPYELAALKALGAAERPGERSRPPMSQASQEPLQLQIVPTSVRSITTDTFLQQENTARRSLTPTMTSVSSSVGINTAAAGLTIVALNREVSITPVKPPQPPPSNSRDSSEELQVLRFCNSVHTQTPPEHDEPSAKKARHGSSSQADTTSLLQRLVCLEERRVALQQEQLSVDREKVKCVRDLLAVLGKNDKTAPVPNGDLVAAVVSSAL, translated from the exons ATGGAGAAGAATCGAGGGGGTTTTGCACGGCTGAGGACAACGCCGAGGCGTCAACCATTTTCGCAGCCGCAAAGTAGCATTAGCTCGCCGCAGCCTTCGGCCACTTCTGCCGAGCATCCGTGGACAACAAGCGACGTCGACCAGCTCGTGGAACTGATCGCAGCCCGCGCCTCTGTACTACTGGGCCCTGTGGACGGCACTTCGAAGCGCGTAGCTTGGGAAGAAGTATCTCAGCGGCTCAAGAGGGCCGACGACGAAGTCCGGCGCAAGTGGACGGGCATCGTCGCCGATCTGCGCCAGGGCAAGCGTTCGACGCCGTTCAAGCCGTACGAATTAGCCGCGTTGAAAGCGCTTGGCGCTGCAGAGCGGCCCGGCGAGCGCTCGCGCCCACCGATGTCGCAAGCGTCGCAGGAGCCTCTGCAACTCCAAATCGTCCCTACAAGTGTGCGATCTATCACGACCGACACCTTCCTGCAGCAGGAGAATACTGCACGTCGGTCACTGACGCCTACAATGACGTCCGTGAGCTCCTCGGTCGGCATCAACACGGCAGCGGCTGGCCTGACCATCGTGGCGTTGAATCGCGAAGTGTCTATCACACCGGTGAAGCCACCTCAGCCGCCACCAAGCAACTCGCGAGATTCGTCGGAAGAGCTGCAG GTGCTGCGCTTCTGCAATTCGGTGCACACACAGACACCACCTGAGCATGACGAGCCTAGTGCCAAGAAAGCACGCCATGGCTCTTCCTCTCAAGCTGACACAACCAGCCTACTGCAGAGGCTTGTGTGTCTGGAGGAACGTCGAGTTGCACTGCAGCAGGAACAGCTGTCCGTCGACCGTGAAAAAGTGAAGTGCGTGCGTGATCTGTTGGCTGTCCTGGGCAAAAACGACAAAACAGCGCCTGTGCCAAATGGAGATCTGGTGGCTGCTGTAGTGTCGTCTGCATTGTAG